The proteins below come from a single Microbacterium sp. SLBN-154 genomic window:
- a CDS encoding GTP pyrophosphokinase yields the protein MAPATGDDDRISVSPAEMRALRDEMQRFLLEYRFGMQEIETKIAILRDEFLYLHDYNPIEHVSSRVKSPDSIVDKVARKGIDPEFTAVREHITDIAGVRITCSFVTDAYRLFDLLTRQDDVAVRSVKDYIADPKPNGYKSLHAIVEVPVFLSTGRVTVPVEVQFRTIAMDFWASLEHKIYYKYARQVPEGLIESLRDAADTAAELDARMERLHRELHAPAVPPTQPAPVPRRGALAV from the coding sequence ATGGCCCCCGCAACCGGTGACGACGACCGCATCTCGGTGAGCCCGGCGGAGATGCGTGCGCTCCGCGACGAGATGCAGCGGTTTCTGCTGGAGTATCGCTTCGGCATGCAGGAGATCGAGACGAAGATCGCCATCCTCCGCGATGAGTTCCTGTACCTGCACGACTACAACCCCATCGAGCACGTCTCGAGCCGGGTGAAGTCGCCCGACAGCATCGTCGACAAGGTGGCGCGGAAGGGCATCGATCCCGAGTTCACCGCGGTCCGCGAGCACATCACCGACATCGCGGGCGTCCGCATCACCTGCAGCTTCGTCACCGACGCCTACCGGCTGTTCGACCTTCTGACGCGCCAGGACGATGTGGCGGTGCGCAGCGTCAAGGACTACATCGCGGACCCCAAGCCGAACGGCTACAAGAGCCTGCACGCGATCGTGGAGGTGCCGGTGTTCCTCTCCACCGGTCGGGTCACCGTGCCGGTGGAGGTGCAGTTCCGCACCATCGCGATGGACTTCTGGGCCAGTCTCGAGCACAAGATCTACTACAAGTACGCCCGGCAGGTGCCGGAGGGACTGATCGAGAGTCTGAGGGATGCCGCCGACACCGCGGCCGAACTCGACGCGCGCATGGAGCGGCTGCACCGTGAGCTGCATGCGCCGGCCGTCCCGCCCACCCAGCCGGCGCCGGTGCCGCGCCGGGGCGCGCTGGCGGTCTGA
- a CDS encoding cation:proton antiporter translates to MNGLDMAAVVIALVAVAAPLLVRGLSRWVAVPIVVFELLLGILVGPQVLGWVGESAFIDFLSEFGLVALFFIAGSEIEASALRGRSGRFAWIGWAISIAVGVGIGFVLSPGEAGVIIGIALASTALGALVPILRDSGDLRTPFGRSVMAVGTVGEFGPLIAITLFLGGRDIGTATVVLLVFLVVAAGAMVLAYRMPQGPLYTVVTATLHTSGQFAIRVMFLIIAALVVLSVILGVDVLLGAFAAGVIWRLLMRGAGEKQRKDVETKVEAVAFGFLIPVFFIDTGIEFDLASLLAEPLLLLAVPVALIGLLVVRGLPSMLAAPPGSSARDRVATMFMGATALPIIVAVTTIGVDERVLEGSTAAVLVGAGMLSVLLFPLLAAITRGKRARSAGDSLEWDSAPMSDPA, encoded by the coding sequence GTGAACGGGTTGGACATGGCCGCCGTAGTGATCGCGCTGGTCGCCGTCGCGGCGCCGCTGCTGGTCCGCGGCCTCAGCCGCTGGGTCGCCGTGCCCATCGTGGTGTTCGAGCTCCTCCTCGGGATCCTCGTCGGGCCGCAGGTGCTCGGCTGGGTCGGCGAATCGGCGTTCATCGACTTCCTCAGCGAATTCGGACTCGTCGCGCTGTTCTTCATCGCCGGCTCCGAGATCGAAGCGAGTGCGCTGAGGGGCCGGAGCGGCCGCTTCGCGTGGATCGGCTGGGCGATCAGCATCGCCGTCGGCGTGGGGATCGGCTTCGTCCTCTCCCCGGGCGAGGCCGGCGTCATCATCGGCATCGCGCTGGCCTCCACGGCGCTCGGCGCCCTGGTGCCGATCCTCCGCGACAGCGGCGACCTGCGCACCCCGTTCGGCCGCTCGGTCATGGCGGTCGGCACCGTCGGCGAGTTCGGTCCGCTCATCGCGATCACGCTGTTCCTCGGCGGACGCGACATCGGGACGGCGACCGTGGTCCTCCTGGTCTTCCTCGTGGTCGCGGCCGGTGCAATGGTGCTCGCGTACCGGATGCCGCAGGGCCCGCTCTACACGGTCGTCACCGCGACGCTGCACACCTCGGGCCAGTTCGCCATCCGGGTGATGTTCCTGATCATCGCCGCGCTGGTGGTCCTGAGCGTCATCCTCGGAGTCGACGTGCTGCTGGGCGCTTTCGCAGCCGGGGTCATCTGGCGCCTTCTCATGCGCGGAGCGGGGGAGAAACAGCGCAAAGACGTCGAGACCAAGGTCGAGGCGGTGGCGTTCGGCTTCCTCATCCCGGTGTTCTTCATCGACACCGGCATCGAGTTCGATCTGGCGAGCCTCCTCGCCGAACCGCTGCTGCTCTTGGCGGTCCCCGTCGCCCTCATCGGGCTGCTGGTCGTCCGGGGGCTTCCCTCGATGCTGGCTGCGCCGCCGGGCTCGAGTGCGCGCGACCGCGTGGCGACGATGTTCATGGGCGCGACCGCTCTGCCGATCATCGTCGCGGTGACGACCATCGGCGTCGACGAACGGGTGCTCGAAGGGTCGACGGCGGCGGTGCTGGTCGGGGCCGGGATGCTCTCAGTCCTCCTCTTCCCGCTCCTCGCGGCGATCACGCGCGGGAAGCGCGCGAGGTCCGCCGGCGACAGTCTCGAGTGGGATTCCGCCCCGATGAGCGATCCCGCGTGA
- a CDS encoding transposase gives MAGDAGDVDGGEASELDAVAAELYALRPDEFTVARNARAQAAPRALGVRIRALRKPAASAWAVDLLAREGLLAEVLELAAALREAQDDLDARELQRLGRERRALVQALTRQAVSLAADQGVTVSAAARDDVAATITAALLDPLAGAAVATGRLVRPLEATGVDPVDLSEAVGGSIPGVPDAPARPERTDDLAARRARKAAEQAVRAAERGASDAERELARADALLATATERAEHLSDRVEELRAQLARVEKDAQAAAEAQTAAADARAAAAERVDGARRTLETAREAVPPD, from the coding sequence ATGGCCGGTGATGCGGGCGACGTGGACGGCGGCGAAGCAAGCGAGCTCGATGCCGTCGCCGCCGAGCTGTACGCCCTGCGCCCCGACGAGTTCACCGTCGCCCGGAACGCCCGCGCTCAGGCCGCGCCGCGTGCGCTCGGGGTCCGCATCCGTGCCCTCCGCAAGCCCGCGGCCTCGGCCTGGGCGGTCGATCTGCTGGCACGCGAGGGCCTCCTCGCCGAGGTGCTCGAACTCGCCGCGGCGCTGCGCGAGGCGCAGGACGACCTCGACGCGCGGGAGCTGCAGCGCCTCGGCCGGGAGCGCCGGGCGCTGGTTCAGGCGCTCACCCGCCAGGCGGTGTCGCTCGCGGCAGACCAGGGGGTGACGGTCAGTGCGGCTGCGCGCGATGACGTCGCCGCGACGATCACCGCCGCTCTCCTCGACCCGCTCGCCGGTGCAGCGGTCGCGACCGGGCGCCTCGTCCGGCCCCTCGAGGCGACCGGCGTCGACCCGGTCGACCTGTCCGAGGCGGTCGGCGGCAGCATCCCCGGGGTTCCCGACGCCCCCGCCCGCCCGGAACGGACGGACGATCTCGCCGCGCGGCGGGCCCGCAAAGCCGCCGAGCAGGCGGTGCGCGCGGCGGAGCGCGGAGCGAGCGACGCCGAGCGAGAGCTCGCCCGGGCCGACGCGTTGCTCGCCACGGCGACGGAACGCGCCGAGCACCTCTCCGACCGAGTGGAGGAGTTGCGTGCGCAGCTTGCGCGCGTGGAGAAAGATGCGCAGGCGGCGGCCGAAGCGCAGACGGCGGCCGCGGACGCGCGGGCCGCAGCCGCCGAGCGGGTCGACGGCGCGCGGCGCACCCTGGAAACCGCCCGTGAAGCCGTCCCCCCGGACTGA
- a CDS encoding RNA polymerase sigma factor, translating into MTHADADAGVDPARPLRWELAATLFQRWRDGDRSAMDDLVRLMTPTLWHVVRAYGVDHALAQDVVQTTWLTLVRRHESIVEPLAVSGWLTTTARREAWRVGRQQRRADPTEVDSLEPHLPTEESAEQTALRDDASRRLWIAVARLNERCQRLLRVVAFDERPDYARIATDLAMPVGSIGPTRQRCLSKLRAILAEEGEDGRDDDG; encoded by the coding sequence ATGACGCATGCTGACGCGGATGCCGGGGTCGACCCTGCCCGCCCTCTGCGTTGGGAGCTCGCCGCCACCCTGTTCCAGCGGTGGCGAGACGGTGATCGCAGCGCGATGGACGACCTCGTCCGACTGATGACTCCGACCCTGTGGCACGTCGTCCGCGCCTACGGCGTCGACCACGCGCTCGCCCAGGATGTCGTGCAGACCACGTGGCTGACCCTGGTGCGTCGCCACGAATCGATCGTGGAGCCCCTCGCCGTCTCGGGCTGGCTCACCACCACCGCCCGCCGCGAGGCGTGGCGGGTCGGTCGCCAGCAGCGACGTGCCGACCCCACCGAGGTCGACAGCCTGGAGCCTCACCTGCCGACCGAGGAGTCGGCCGAGCAGACGGCGCTTCGCGACGATGCGTCGCGGCGTCTGTGGATCGCGGTGGCCCGACTCAACGAACGGTGCCAACGTCTGCTGCGCGTGGTCGCCTTCGACGAACGACCCGATTACGCCCGCATCGCGACAGATCTCGCGATGCCGGTCGGCTCCATCGGTCCGACGAGGCAGCGGTGTCTCAGCAAACTGCGGGCGATCCTCGCAGAGGAAGGAGAGGACGGCAGAGATGACGACGGATGA
- a CDS encoding S8/S53 family peptidase, whose amino-acid sequence MVRPDGTPDWRDRVDAARPRGVPLDPTSERVEGVRPYPTAYDPDHLLVTDDELLGEILSILRGAAGDFGWGVRLETVRGERLTDEAARERAGTARRELGLPLVLVARIFPDPQPDRDDEPVPPIDAWRLLQRARGRSGKGLPGIGLDHIISIDPYGSTNPYGSTNPYGSTNPYGSTNPYGSTNPYGSTNAPGPGSYAYPGSGGREVVSYIGDPPRRDDDSIVGRRPVVAFMDTGCGRHAWLPDSIVDRDLRNGGEPVGVVGAATDPEEIGDVSGPFDGFLDQAAGHGTFVAGVVRQIAPDADLISIRVADSQGTLLEGEFLEAVRAVAELVIRYARGEGGRPIDVLNLSLSYYHETPEDGQFDQTLVTYLVAARRHGCAVVCSAGNDATDRPAFPAALWRWPDADFTVEDPDDAAPHLSVGALNPNGKSVALFSNVGDWVRVYAPGVAVVSSAPPLNGGIQAGTRNDRYGLRRETIDPDDFTGGFVVWSGTSFAAPHIAGALAEMVGVGLMDGSLDDKPGPRVKALRKAGAKLEKEWKGTTRAPA is encoded by the coding sequence ATGGTCCGACCCGACGGAACACCCGATTGGCGCGATCGCGTCGACGCCGCCCGCCCCCGCGGGGTGCCGCTTGATCCGACCAGCGAACGTGTGGAGGGGGTTCGTCCCTACCCGACGGCGTACGACCCCGACCATCTCCTCGTCACCGACGACGAGCTGCTGGGCGAGATCCTCTCGATCCTCCGCGGCGCTGCCGGCGACTTCGGATGGGGTGTGCGACTGGAGACGGTGAGGGGTGAGCGCCTCACCGACGAGGCGGCGCGGGAGCGGGCGGGCACCGCACGGCGCGAGCTCGGTCTTCCTCTCGTGCTCGTTGCCCGGATCTTCCCCGATCCCCAGCCCGATCGCGACGACGAGCCGGTGCCTCCCATCGACGCGTGGCGGCTTCTGCAGCGGGCGCGCGGCCGCTCAGGGAAAGGACTGCCGGGGATCGGGCTCGACCACATCATCTCCATCGACCCGTACGGGTCGACCAACCCCTATGGGTCGACGAATCCCTATGGGTCGACGAATCCCTATGGGTCGACGAACCCCTACGGGTCGACGAACCCCTACGGGTCGACCAACGCGCCCGGCCCGGGTTCCTACGCCTACCCGGGTTCCGGTGGTCGCGAGGTCGTGTCGTACATCGGCGACCCGCCTCGCCGCGACGACGACTCCATCGTGGGGCGGCGCCCCGTCGTCGCGTTCATGGACACCGGATGCGGGCGGCACGCGTGGCTGCCCGACAGCATCGTCGATCGTGATCTGCGCAACGGTGGTGAGCCGGTCGGCGTCGTGGGCGCGGCCACCGACCCGGAGGAGATCGGCGACGTGTCGGGCCCCTTCGACGGCTTCCTCGACCAGGCCGCGGGACACGGCACCTTCGTCGCCGGGGTGGTCCGGCAGATCGCGCCCGACGCCGATCTCATCTCCATCCGCGTCGCCGACAGCCAGGGGACCCTCCTCGAGGGGGAGTTCCTCGAGGCCGTGCGCGCGGTGGCGGAACTGGTGATCCGCTACGCCCGCGGTGAGGGTGGTCGGCCGATCGACGTGCTGAACCTCTCCCTGAGCTACTACCACGAGACGCCCGAGGACGGTCAGTTCGACCAGACGCTGGTGACCTACCTGGTGGCGGCGCGCCGCCACGGCTGCGCCGTCGTCTGCTCCGCCGGCAACGACGCCACCGACCGCCCCGCATTCCCGGCCGCACTCTGGCGGTGGCCGGATGCCGACTTCACGGTCGAGGACCCCGATGACGCCGCACCGCACCTGTCGGTCGGAGCGCTCAACCCCAACGGCAAGAGCGTCGCCCTCTTCAGCAACGTCGGCGACTGGGTCCGCGTGTACGCCCCGGGGGTCGCCGTTGTCAGCTCGGCGCCGCCGCTGAACGGGGGCATCCAGGCCGGCACCCGCAACGACCGCTACGGCCTCCGACGCGAGACGATCGACCCCGATGACTTCACCGGAGGCTTCGTCGTCTGGAGCGGCACCTCTTTCGCCGCCCCGCACATCGCGGGCGCTCTCGCCGAGATGGTTGGGGTCGGGCTCATGGACGGCTCGCTCGATGACAAGCCCGGACCTCGGGTGAAGGCCCTCCGCAAGGCCGGTGCGAAGCTCGAGAAGGAGTGGAAGGGCACGACGCGGGCACCCGCTTGA
- a CDS encoding glutamine amidotransferase-related protein translates to MTSADLLYLCARPQEAAAEAEYASFREAMGVGIERMHRHDLVRSPLPDDALETYRAVVVGGSPFNVVDPESSKTDVQRRVERDLERVAAAAVTGASLAAMFTCYGISVVTRLLGGQVSRGFPEDAGPTDVSLTPAAQDDPLFSSLASTFSALTGHKEGTAALPTGAVHLATNAACPVQAYRVGDRLYTTQFHPELTPRAFTERMQVYRNDGYYDARDYDVIADRVLATPVSEPARLLAAFGARFGAPA, encoded by the coding sequence GTGACCTCCGCCGATCTGCTCTATCTCTGCGCGCGGCCCCAGGAGGCTGCGGCAGAGGCCGAATACGCGTCTTTCCGCGAGGCGATGGGCGTCGGCATCGAGCGGATGCACCGCCACGACCTGGTTCGCTCTCCTCTGCCTGATGATGCGCTCGAGACCTACCGCGCCGTGGTCGTCGGCGGGAGCCCCTTCAACGTCGTCGACCCGGAGTCGTCGAAGACCGATGTGCAGCGCCGCGTAGAGCGCGACCTCGAGCGGGTCGCCGCCGCCGCGGTGACGGGCGCATCCCTCGCGGCGATGTTCACCTGCTACGGCATCAGCGTGGTCACCCGCCTCCTCGGCGGCCAGGTCAGCCGCGGATTCCCCGAGGATGCCGGCCCGACCGACGTGTCGCTGACGCCGGCCGCCCAGGACGATCCGCTCTTCTCCTCACTCGCGTCGACGTTCTCTGCTCTGACCGGCCACAAGGAGGGCACCGCCGCCCTGCCGACGGGCGCGGTGCACCTCGCCACGAACGCGGCCTGCCCGGTGCAGGCCTACCGTGTCGGCGATCGGCTCTACACCACGCAGTTCCACCCCGAGCTGACCCCGCGGGCCTTCACCGAGCGCATGCAGGTCTACCGCAACGACGGCTACTACGACGCGCGCGACTACGACGTCATCGCCGACCGGGTGCTCGCCACGCCGGTCAGTGAACCAGCTCGCCTGCTGGCCGCGTTCGGCGCGCGCTTCGGCGCGCCGGCCTGA
- a CDS encoding glutaminase produces MSSLDDLLAAARARLADAPREGLGELLPPRRLLGIPRAPRIIRRGAAWHLGTLLLTDDELLATGDILRARAEVRRGFTAESQRQRAELAAAARRGGFAEGETVHIGWQRLDLDAIGRGAASGPVKMVDDEPRVRWSATGGYVPLAGYLDERASLLIDPPGGAT; encoded by the coding sequence GTGAGCTCCCTCGACGATCTGCTCGCCGCCGCCCGTGCCCGGCTGGCCGACGCGCCCCGTGAGGGGCTCGGGGAACTGCTCCCACCTCGGCGCCTCCTCGGCATCCCCCGCGCTCCCCGGATCATCCGGCGGGGCGCGGCGTGGCATCTCGGAACGCTCCTGCTCACCGACGACGAGCTGCTGGCGACGGGTGACATCCTGCGTGCGCGCGCCGAGGTGCGGCGCGGGTTCACGGCGGAGTCGCAGCGGCAGCGGGCGGAGCTTGCTGCGGCGGCTCGGCGGGGCGGGTTCGCCGAGGGTGAGACCGTCCACATCGGATGGCAGCGACTTGACCTCGACGCGATCGGCCGCGGCGCGGCATCCGGGCCGGTGAAGATGGTCGATGACGAACCGCGCGTCCGATGGAGCGCGACCGGCGGCTATGTTCCGCTCGCGGGATACCTCGACGAACGGGCCAGTCTGCTGATCGATCCTCCCGGGGGTGCGACCTGA